GTTGGTGACACTCGTACGCGCCTTATCCAACGCTGGTCTCAGTATTTCAGGATTATCAAGGTTCGAGAGTTTGGACTCGGCAATCGCTATTAAATCCTTAAAACGTGAGCTTTCCAACGCTTTCCTGAGTTCCTCGTTTTCCTTTGAGAGTACGATAATATCCGATATTAGTGTGAACGCCGCCGCGTTGACCAATCCGGAAACCGGAACGCTTTCGTTGGCTATGATTTCCATAAGTTGCGTGTTCGAAGATACATTTACCTGGCCACCTTTTGAACTCTCGCCAGCAATTCTTCGTGCAACTTCCAAAACCTTCTCTTCAGCCTGCTTGACTTCTTCCTCGCTATAGGATCCGCTGGCAATTTGCTCGAACTCCGCAACGAGTTCCGAGTTGTTCCTATTAAGACCTCTGAACCACAAAAGCACGCGGGAAAATTCGTCCGTATCCTTGTATGGGGATATTGCTATCGCAAGCGTTTTGTAGTCAACGTTCTCCAAAAGCCTTGAGAAATCACCGAACGAGAAACGGTCCCTGTTACCAACGTCTCTCACCGAGGTAATCGCAGCAACCTTTATCACACCTTTATCGACGAGTTCGGAGATACTCGTCTGGAAATACATTCTCTCTTTGGTTGGTATGTAACTGTCGGCAATCGTGTCGAGGAAATGCCTCATGCTATCCGGGGCATAGGTACTCATAATCTCGTATTGTGCGTTCCTGACCAAATCTTCCATACGTGCCCTGAAGTCTTCACCTTGGTCCATGAACGAATAAACCCATAGTTGTGCAGCTGGTATCTCTATTCCCTTTATTAAGTTCTGCGAGGAGAGGAAATCCGTGATGTACTTTGATGAAAGCACGCGATTATCGAGCCCGATAACCGGATCGTAGATGCTCGGATCAAGTAGGTTGAGTACGATGGGTGACAAGGCCCCGAATATACCAAAAGCGATAATCACCCAAAGGCCGAACATCCCCATCTTGCTCTCTCTAAACAACGCCCAATTCTTCTTAAAGTTCTTTATAAACAACTTAAACTTTATCTTCGCTATCGATTCCCTCTTCAAAGCAGCTTGTACCATCACTTTTCACCTCTTCCATCAGTATCTTATTCGAGGATCTAAGAACGCGTAAAGTATGTCGGCCACAAGGTGCGCGAGAAGAACGAGTACACCGGTGAAGACGAGACAACCTATTGCAAGAGGTGTATCCTGAGCCGTTGTTGCTTCCAGAAGTGTCAATCCCATGCCCTTCCAGGAGAACATCGTCTCGGTGATGACTCCACCACTAACCGTGGAAGCAAGCCCTATGACAAAGCTCGTCATGAGGGGTAAAAGAGCCGTTCTTGCCGCGTGCTTATCTCTAATTACCTTATCTGGAAGCCCTTTCGCACGTGCCGTCGTGATGTAGTCTTCTTTTATGACCTCGAGCATTGTGTCCCTCATAACGAGCATATCTCCTGCAAAGTGTAATGTCACGAGCGCTATAACAGGTAACGCCAAATGATGAATTATATCGAGTGCGTATGTTCCCATACCATTCGTTGCCCAATAAATGAACGCAACAACCACTCCACCAATGACAAATCCCCAAATCGCGGTTCTCTTGGCCCTTATCGTCTTCAACCTACCGGCAACCACAATGCCGATGATCCACATAATGAGCATGAACAATTCCGTGAGGAGCAATCTGATGAACACCGCCTGCGCACTGAACGGTGCATCAAACCATTTTGCCGGTGTAATGAAACCTGAAAGCGGGAAGAGTCTCAACGTAACGGCAAACAACCAAATGAGTATGAGCATGTAGAACGGCGTGAATATCGTCCAGAAGACGATACCAACGAACGTTGCCATTTTATCCGTCAGCCCACCACGCTTCCAGGCAATTCTTTTTCCAAGGTCGAATCCCAAAAGGAAGGACAAGACAGAACTTGCAAGGAAAAGGAACAAAGTTCGCGGCAATCTCTCGGCGATGATTTCCTCAACACGCTTTGGATATTCGCTGAAAGAGATGCCAAGCTCAAGATTGAAGAAGTTTTTCATGTGTTTGTAATACTTAACGTACCACGGGTCGTCAACTCCGAAGAGTTGTTTCATCCGCTCGTAAACTTCGGGATTTTGCCTAATCTTTGGATCCTGGAGGAATTTCGTGGTGTAATCTCCGGGCATCGCAAGGAAGATGAAGAAGACAACGGTAACGTATATAACGAGTAGCAAAACAATTTGTGCGAGCCTGTTTCGGATAAATTTTGAAAGCCCTGAGAGGTTGAAGCCGTAGAAATAGATAATAGGTGCGAGAATGTAGTTAAACCGCGGACTAAAAAGGTAAAGGTATCTAAAATTTGTGAGCGCTCCGTAATAGAGCGCAAGTGAGATGGCCAAAAATATGTAATTTTGTGGAGCCTTACCTTTATAAATCGCGTAAACCACACCGAGTGCTGGCAAAACGCCTGCAAACACGATGATTAAGACCGGATTTGTCATCTTCACCTCTCCTTTTCTCAGAGTTCACCAAGACTTTACCAATTAAACCTCCCCCCTTGCGGGGGGAGGACAAGGGATATTTCAGGAAACTATTACTGAACTTTCCTGACGTTTTCCGGGAATCCGTAGTAGTTGTTGATTCCACCGAGTACTGTTTCGTACGGGAACTTGATGCTGGTTCTGTAAGCCTCGATCATCGGGTTCGTGAAGACAACAATGTATGGCAGGTCTTCTGCAAGGATCTTCTGAGCTTCGAATATTGCTTTCCTTGCCTGTTCGAAGTTGTCGGCAAATTCGAATTCGTCGATGAGAGCATCGAATTCTGGGTTAGCGTAACCAGGTGTGTTGTTCCCTTCCGGTGCCATTTCCGCGCTGTGGAAGAAGGACCTGAAGTACGTTGGTATTCTTCCGATACCCCAACCAAGGTAGTACATGTCAAAGTTGACCTCGTCAAACGCCCTGGTAACGATTTCGTTGAAGTCCGTAAGTTTCAGTTTGATTGGAATACCAATGTTCTTCGCCCATTGTTCGATGTACATAGCCGTCTGAGCCCTCATTGGGTCGTAGTCCATACCCGGTGACAAGAACTCGATTTCTGGGACTGGTTTTCCGTCTGGACCTCTCAAACCTTTACCGGGGGTCTTAACCGGGTTCTTCGTATCTTTTGGATCGATAACAGGTTCAACATCCCACTTGAATCCTGCCTTCTTGAGCAAGCTGACGGCAAGTTGATACCTTTCGCCCATGCTCAGACCTTCACCGATCGTCTTAACAGCGGAGTTGTACCAGAATGTGTTCGCCGGTGGAACCGGTGTTGCAAGTGGTATAGCCCTTCCCTGGAGCACTTGGTTGCAGAGGAAGTCGCGGTCAACAAGAGCGGCAACGGCTTGCCTGAATTCTTTAACACTCATCGGGAACTTCCTCATGTTGAACGCGATGTACCTGAACCCAAGTTGCGGGTTGGAGACAACCTTTATATCCTTCTGACCCCTGAGCTGTTCCGCTTCTCCGGCCGTTAATCCAACTGGGTTGTAGATGTAATCAATATCACCGGCAATCAGAGCTTGGATAGCAACTTGCTTGTTACCGTAGATTTTGTAAACAATGGTGTTCACGTACGGACCGTTGACAACTTCCAGATCCACTGGACCAGTTGGTTTTGGATTGTCGCTCTGCCATCTGAATCCGGTCTTCGGGTTCACGATCGCAAAGCCACCGTTCTTGTAGTAGATGCTCTTTTCGCCGAACGCCCAGTATTTGTCATCGGAAACTTGTTTCGTAACCTGAGCAAATGCACCTTTTTCGATCTTTCCAAGGTTCAACGCGGTGATACCTGGATCGATGACTTCCTGTGCAAGTAGCCACTTCACAGGATCCTTTTGTTTCTTAGCCTTTTCAACGATTGGTTTCCAGTAGTTGCTACAAACGATCGTGGTCATGAGCGTG
The Fervidobacterium thailandense genome window above contains:
- a CDS encoding ABC transporter substrate-binding protein — its product is MKKLVLLGLLLVGALLLATQVNYGIFADITTTNVWNLLGAGSTSWNFAVQLWKYPSILGMNKDGMLIPAAATEIPKLVKEGNMWTVTVKLRRDMRWSNGAPFTADDVVFTYTTVKEMKIPGGNWSGAYEPEKVEKIDQWTVKFYFKEKRTIRIFYDTLMTTIVCSNYWKPIVEKAKKQKDPVKWLLAQEVIDPGITALNLGKIEKGAFAQVTKQVSDDKYWAFGEKSIYYKNGGFAIVNPKTGFRWQSDNPKPTGPVDLEVVNGPYVNTIVYKIYGNKQVAIQALIAGDIDYIYNPVGLTAGEAEQLRGQKDIKVVSNPQLGFRYIAFNMRKFPMSVKEFRQAVAALVDRDFLCNQVLQGRAIPLATPVPPANTFWYNSAVKTIGEGLSMGERYQLAVSLLKKAGFKWDVEPVIDPKDTKNPVKTPGKGLRGPDGKPVPEIEFLSPGMDYDPMRAQTAMYIEQWAKNIGIPIKLKLTDFNEIVTRAFDEVNFDMYYLGWGIGRIPTYFRSFFHSAEMAPEGNNTPGYANPEFDALIDEFEFADNFEQARKAIFEAQKILAEDLPYIVVFTNPMIEAYRTSIKFPYETVLGGINNYYGFPENVRKVQ
- a CDS encoding ABC transporter permease; amino-acid sequence: MTNPVLIIVFAGVLPALGVVYAIYKGKAPQNYIFLAISLALYYGALTNFRYLYLFSPRFNYILAPIIYFYGFNLSGLSKFIRNRLAQIVLLLVIYVTVVFFIFLAMPGDYTTKFLQDPKIRQNPEVYERMKQLFGVDDPWYVKYYKHMKNFFNLELGISFSEYPKRVEEIIAERLPRTLFLFLASSVLSFLLGFDLGKRIAWKRGGLTDKMATFVGIVFWTIFTPFYMLILIWLFAVTLRLFPLSGFITPAKWFDAPFSAQAVFIRLLLTELFMLIMWIIGIVVAGRLKTIRAKRTAIWGFVIGGVVVAFIYWATNGMGTYALDIIHHLALPVIALVTLHFAGDMLVMRDTMLEVIKEDYITTARAKGLPDKVIRDKHAARTALLPLMTSFVIGLASTVSGGVITETMFSWKGMGLTLLEATTAQDTPLAIGCLVFTGVLVLLAHLVADILYAFLDPRIRY